The Dromaius novaehollandiae isolate bDroNov1 chromosome 27, bDroNov1.hap1, whole genome shotgun sequence genome contains the following window.
GCACAGTAGTGTTGGTTTTCTTCAgcagattatttttaaacactgatttCCTGGAACTTCTAAGTGGAAGTGGTTAAACTCAAGACCAGGTTTCTCAACTAGCAAATAAACCTTCTCATTTCTAGGTTTGTACTACAAACAGCTAATCACTGCCAAAATGACATCTTCAAGCTCTGCCCAGTATCCAGCAgctgagaacacctgcagaatcACACTTGGACAAGTCAACCAGGTAGTTCTCTTCCCCACTTATCTTCATTGCTTTGTTCTGTCTAGCTCCTTAATAAAGTTCAGACTTCTTCCATCAAATCGAAGTCCTCTAAGTACTCTTAAGTAGGAAGGATTTCACTTGATGGAATATGGCTTTTACCCTGAACAGCTGTGGTCTGAACCTTATCAATGGTTAATGATCATTTTcatggaaggaaagagggagaaaaacaatttaaggGGCTGTACAAGAAATTGTGTTATACATGTTTTTGCACTGGACCCATACTTGAACATTACATACAGCATTCCTCTTAATACAGGGCTGTGTGACAGTTATATGGGGGCATTATAAACTTGTATGTTGAAATTAGTTGCCTTTTCTGGCATTAGCTTGGGTAAGTGTTGAACATGCAGTACTCCCATTATTGACCATTCCTAGTAAGCTGTAGCTGAGAGCCAAGGCCAACCTGGCAGGCAAGTAGTCTAGTGTATAGGAATGTGGCTCTGGTGCAGCATATTAACAGGCAGTCAGAGGAGACATTTGTAGTGCAAACAATGGCTAGAGAAATCTGGTCTAAAAATCAGGCAGATTTCTTCAGGACTGGCAGCATGTCTTCTAGAGCTGCTTCATTAATACATACCCACAATAATGGGGGGGAAGTGGCAGGAAGGGGGATAAGCTGTTGAGAAGCTGAGAGATCCTCCCCTTTGAGGTTAATTTAGAAGTTGTGGAATTTATCTAAGTCCTGtgaaaaatgtatgtatatacttATTTATTCAATCTGCTTGAAAAAGTTAAGGATAACTAGGCCCTGATACTAGCATCAAAATATTGTCAGCACTCAGTATTCTAGGCAATGTGATTAAACTAGCTCTTCCATTTTGGCTATGTTGTAATAGCTAAGGACCCATTTAAAGTGATCAAATCAGCTAGGTTACTTCTTCAATCAGAATGAGATGTGTgagaatttatttcaaaatccCTTTGAGAGCAGTCATGAGAGAAATGACTAAATGCAAATACATACTTTTGTGTTAAATACCACATGCTGATACAAGCATTTAGTTGAATTATGCTCAGGTTTTTTTCCTGGTAGAATAGCTGTTCTTGAGAAACAGACTTGTGGCTGGACATTAGTTCTATTGGAGCTTGAAAACACACCTAGCAGTCATAACAATAAAACAGACTAGATAAATTCAGAGGAGATGAATTATTTACAGCACTCACAAACAGTGGAATGAATACCTTGCTGAGATACCAGCTGATAGCTGAGTGACAAACAGCAGCAGTGACACCCAACCAGAACCCTCTCTCCCTTACCttatgcaggaaaagcagtgctgCTGCAAGAGCCATGTGTTGAGGAGCTGTTGTAGGAGCTCTGAGCAGACTCACTCCTTAGCAAGGAAATGAGCATTTCAGTTGCATTTATATAGGCAAGGAGGAGAGGTGTTTCTGAGACACAGCTGAACCCACCTAAAACTGACAGGTGAAGGCTTTCACAGGTGAAGGCAAGTATTACATGCCTTGAGAGCAGAAACCTGTCAAAGCCTAGGGGAAACCAACAAACATCATATGCTGAGTATTGGACTTTTTCTCACGTGACTGATGAAAATATCTTTCTGTATTAGCTTTTGACAGACAAAGGAGGCGAACAGAGGAAGAGATTCAGTGTGGGAAACATACACATTAGTGTACAGTATTTGTATGCAATTGTACAGCATACAGCTTCCTGGCAGAACAGTGAAGGCTTTCTGAGTTTTAGGAACACAAGGCACGAGTTCATGGGGTGACACTGTCCTAGGGATTCTTAAAAAGCTTGTGGAATAAAGGAGGTGGGGGAGTGAAGTAGCTATTTAAAACTTGCTACTGTTTTATATAGCCTCATCTGTCTCATTTGCAGTCCAAATTTGCTTGGGTGTGTGGGTGAAACCTAAGGGGGCTGTGGTGCACTTGCATCTTTCCCATGATGCTTTATGTTTCATATAATACAGATTTGGTTTGATGACTGAGATCCACAGAAAATATAGGTTCTGATTCATGTTAGTTAATCACAACTTGCGTTTAATGCTGTCTTATTATTATGCGTCTATTCATGAATCCTAATAAATAAATACTCCCTAAGGTCTGTACAGAGCAGATCTGATCTATTCACTGCACTAATTGAGGAAATTCAGGCCTGCTGTTATTGGAGTTATGATGTGAATACACCATCGTTGCTACATTTGGTTAGTCACTGCCTAGGACTCCATACCAAGGGTCTGAGTTTCCAACCTTTCCTCACATGATGAATGACCTCAAAGTTAATGGGACAATGTGAGTGATTAAAGCATTTAGAGCTGGCTGCCCAAGTTCCCTGGCTTTTTTTGTCTTGCAGGTGAGTCAGAGTAATTGTGCTGATTTTCATTCCTTCCAgcttctttttaaagcatttgtccATGCAGATTATTTGTAAAAGAACACTAGCCTTCAGGAAGCTAGCCTAAGGCAAGCAGTATTCCCTATGGCCTCCCACTCATATCATGGTTGTCTGCTCGGTGCTTAGTGTGACGGTCGAATGTGCATCGAGCAACTCAGGCTTACTAGCTGTAACATGCAGGCACGCATGCCAGGGTGACATGATTTTCTCTCAGAAGGGCACTGTTTAATACCATTCAAACAAAACTCTGTACTTTGCATTTTAGATGCGACCCAAACTGCCGCTTCTGAAGATTCTGCAGGCTGCAGGTGCACAAGGTGAAACCTTCACATTGAAGGAGGTGAGCCTGGTTTCTAGGCACTGAAACTGAGCCTGACCCTGGCTGTTTAGCAGAAGATTCTTTGTGGGGGAGGAATGGGGCTGGTTCTTGATTTTTCTGTACTTCAAAGACCTATCTGTAAAATAGGGATACCTTACCCGTGGGGCTGTTGTGATTCGATTGACCTTAAATTGCATTGAGAGCCTCTGAAGGAATTGGTATAGGAGtgcaaaatattaaagaaaattatttattttggaaaatcagAAACCACTTTAGAGAAAGGAGAAGTAGAATAGTCACCGGAGAGAATGCTGGAGATTCTGTTGTCTTGCCGTCTGCTCAGCCCTTGAAAATTGGATTCTAgttgatatttttcctttacatttcctTTGAAATGGCTTGTCAGCTAAACCTAAGAGACTCTGTGAATCcatttattttaagattaaaatgcAATATGTgtacaagattaaaaaaatgacacTGACTGTGATTTACAGGAGTATTCTGTCTACAAAGAACTAAATGCACTGGTTTTTCATTATGAATGTGTCAAATATTCCTGCAGAGCCCTGTGACTTATTTTAAACACTTATGCATTTAAATAACTTATTTAGCTTCTAAAAATCTTTGCAAAAACAAATCGAATGGTTTAAATGGGGAGAGTTGAATGTTAAATGCAGGTTATTCATGTAGATTAACATTTTAACTCAGTTAAGTCAATTTTTCTGCAGTGAATGGAGTACTATTAGCAACTTTGTGGTTGCATTTACTGTTGTTCAGGAAGGTCACTTTGATGGCTAATTGGGGGTGGAACTTTGCTTATATTTTGCTTAATACATATTGCTTTTCCTCTGGTACTCTAGATTCGTTACTGTCGCTGGCAGTGTCTGGTAGCTCTCAGAGCATGTTTCCTCTCCATGCTTCTTTGTGATACTGATGCACACATTTTTGCATCTTTCCTCTCCATGCTTCTTTGTGATACTGATGCACACATTTTTGCATCTGTCAAGCAAGTTGTCTCCTCAAGGCCAGCACTGTAATTGTGGTCATCCTTCAGTAATAGCTTATCCTTTCAACTGGTAAtacctcctccttcctcatcaCACCATTTCCTTCTCATCTTTACTCTGAGTTGTTATATTGTTCCTCCTCCTGTTTCAAACAGAGGACACAATCCACAACTTGCTGTGGTCCTTGCAGGGTGTTCTGCACTATCTGTGTCTTGGCGCTGCGGCTCTGCTTCAGACAGTTCTTCCGAAGGCGTTTGGAAGAGCAGCAGACTCCCATCTGGTGCTCTCGCTGAGCCGCAGTTCCGCCGCTTGCTTTCCATGTTGCTGAGAGGGAGGTTGCCCAGATAAGAGTGTCCTTACCATTGTCGTGTTTTTTAATGTGGGCTAGAAAAGAGACTTCTAATTATCTATCTTTGACACAGTTTTCCCTTCTGTCAAAGGTTAATAATTACAAACCTTAAAGCATATGGTGAAGCACATCTTTCCCTTGTTTGGGAGGTACAAATGCATGACAGAAATGAAGAATAAGCACATACTGCTTGACTGACACTGTgtagggcagtgggaggcaagTGTCATAAACCAAAGCAAATTTCCAGGGACTTTGGTGAGTTGGTTTCACCTTCAGGTATGACTAAAGGTATGCTATGTATCCGCAGGTTATGCATTACCTGGGACAGTATATAATGGTGAGGCAGCTATATGATAAAAGACAGCAACACATGGTCTATTGTGGAGGAGATCAGCTGGGAGAACTGCTGGGACTGGAGAGCTTCTCTGTAAAAGATCCAAGGTAGGAAAAAGTGACCTTTAACGTATGTTGCATTATAGAAATTGCTGAATCAGGAGACCCTTGGTGATACTGTTCCTGTTCATTGTAGCAGAAACCTCCATGAATACCAAATACTCAGCTCAGTGGCTTATTGCTAATGTTCTGGAATGCCATTTAACAAGCTTGAGTTTAGCTCCTGTGTTTTGAAGAGCTAGTCTACATGGTCCAGGCCGTGAGCTGTTCGAGGTTacctcttttccccttttatttctgCAACTTCTCAGCCTCTTGATCTCAGACCCATGCTAAAATTTGCATCCCTCAGTTACATTCTGAACTAGACTTCTCTATAGCAAGCATTTAGGAGAGGCAGCCAATCCATTGCAATTTCCAGCATCTTTTTGAACAATAAATGAGAATTTATGTCTGTAGTTTATAAGGGTAATGCTGTTTGTTATTGTGAGTAAACTCCATGTCTCCTTCTTTCCTGTAGCCCAGTCTATGACATGCTGAAACGGAACCTGACTTCTGCTGCAATGGCAGGTAGGTTTGTCACAGTATGGGCAAGTATATTCAATACAGTGTTGATGTAACTTAGGTAAGTAACAATATTCGGAAAAGAGAAATGTTTCTGAAGTTGGAACAAACTGCTAATGAAGGCTTTGATGAGAGAATCTCTTGAGTATGTGTCCTTTGTGTGTGTCCACAATCAGTAGCTGTGATGTGAAATCAGTTAGCTGTTTGAGTAACATGGCTGCCCATAACCAATGGCCAAACCTCAGAGCAGCAGACAGACTGTGTGGAAGCATGCAGACAGGGCTAAATACTGTGGATGTGCAAACCCAACTTGGCTGAAATATCTCTTCAAATCAGTATCAATTTCTCCATCTTTTTCAGTTTCGTAGCATGCAGTGACTTCCCACTCTTATTTTGTGCTTTCGTGTTCTTGAGCCTGAATGTAGAGTGCTGAAAACCCTAGTTCTGCAAGCCAAAGAGGTCTGCACTTTAACCAAACCGTTGAACCCTTAAAGGTTACTATCTCAGCTCATGGGAGAAGTTGTCATACCCATCTACATCAGAAGTCTTGCAGTCATAAATTAAAGTACATTCTTAACTTAATCTCAGCTGGCGGCTCCCTTGCAGCCATTTACCATTGTACAGCTGGCAATTTATGTGAAAAAGACCTTCTGATGAAAATGCATGTGTGCAAATCATGAGTGAGATGCACTGAGAAAATTGTGAAGTCTTGTGTCATACTTCCAAGAATCTCTAAGCAGAAAATGTGGGCTTAGTTTTTCAGAAGGACTTAGTCTATTTTTGCACAAGTACAGAAAAGCTTGTGCCAATTTAGAAACTGTTTGAGAAAATGAGGTCCTAAACTGCATGGTCCTCTGCTCTGAGCCACATTTCTTCATATATTCGTGCCTCTGAGGTAACCTCTTTTTGCTATTTATATAGAAGAACCTTCCTAAGCAGCCTCTTGTCTACAGAATAACTGTGTGAGTGCTCTTTCCTTGCTGGTGATTCCCTAGCCTCTTACCTATAGGCAGTGTGTGTGGAGAGCAAAGGATCCCAGGGAAATGCTCTCTCTTCTGCTGCCCTTTTCCCTTCTACTTGGTGTGTGCATgtggctgtgtgtgcatgtggctgtgtgtgcatgtgtggtcCAGTCATGGTGTAACTACTTTTTAAACCTGCcaaagaaaatactgttcttttaGTGAGCTGACCATTGAGTTATACCAACAtgcctgcatgtgtgtgtgtgtgactacAAAACGAAACAAGCTTGGCAGACCAGGCCTTTGACAAGTACGTAGGAAGGAAGACTCAAGGtgttatttttccttcatctcaACATAGGAATAACTAGAAGTGCTGTAGGCCTTAAAGAGGCCATCACATTTTGTAGCAGCCACTTGTGTTCACTAGCCAAATCAAGGCTTATCAGCATGTCATTTTGCAGATTATCCTGACCACTTCTTTAAAGTACACTTGTAGAAAGAAAAGTGACTGCATTGCATCTTGATAATACAGACTAAGCTCGTACATAGTGCTCTTTATCAGATGGTACCCTTACTTGTCTAGCTTTTACTGTAAGTATGAATCATATGAGGTGTATTTAGGAATACCTCACTTTAAGGACATTTTGTGTTCAGTTCCTAGTATATATTGCAGGAACACTTCTCCAATAAGTGGAGCGTATTGTCACACAGTGTAGGACTAGTGtgtattatttataaaatgtcaAAAAGGCAAATCTGTACCTCTTCTAGTGCCACTGCAGAGCCAAAGCAATTGTAGATGAGCCAGTTGGCTTCTCTTTTGCTTCAGGCATCAAGTACCTGTACAGCTGTTGGTgatggaagggaagaaaggagagctGAACTAATGCATGGATGGCAAAGAATATGTGGTTCAGCCTTAATGCATGAATGGCAAAGGATACGGGATTCAGACATGTCATTTTGTGGTCCTGTTTTCCTGTTGATGTGGTTCTGTTTACGGTCCACTTCTCTCCCTATAGCAGCAGTTTTCAATGTCTTCATACCATGCCATGATTCATGACATGAATCAGAGTGTGCACATCTCCCTGTTATTTGGTGGGGAATTTCTCTGCCAAATTGAAAGGGGAGCATGCAGAAGCCAACCTGGCATCTTGTTCCCAAGCAAGTCCTTCTATTCGTACTTCCTAAATGCAGCTCTCGTTATGtagaaatatttatattcatttgATTGTTCTTGCTAGTTAGGTTGGCCTTTTAATTAACCCTTGGGGCCAGCATAATTGTCTGGATTAAATTGTGGATGTGTACACAGTTACCCAGGAAAGAGCCTGCTGTACATGGAATTTTCCCTCCTTTAATCTAATTTTTGTTCTTCATATCCATCCCCTTTAAAATGACACTTTTCCTGTCTCAGCATATGCTGAAAAAGGCAGTGTCCTCAGATATTTATAAAAATCTTACTCTTCTCTATTTACCTTCAGCATTGATCTGATACAGCCTTCCCTATAAGCTCTGATCCCCACCCTCTGCTATTGCTCTGGGTTTCCTGCCCGCATGCAGGCTTGTTGTATAAGGGACCTAGAGCTTGCAATGGGAGGACAGACTGTAGGACAAAGATTTTCTTTACATTGGGAAGAAGGTTCTTACATGCTGTGAGGTTTCACCCAGCTTTATCTCTCAGTAGCACAGACTCTCTATTCCCTAGGGCGTTGCCTCCATACATACGTAGCAAAACTAAGGGAATACTGGAGTAATGCCTGTCTAAGAAATGGCCAGTTCTCTAAGGAAGAAAAGATTCTGGTTTCTCTCAAAGGCTTACCTAGCAGTCTGCCAAGCCTGGCTCGTTGGTTGCTTGCTGAAGGCCTTCTGTGTCGTGAGAATGGTTATTACCAGggaaggttttttcttttgttttacctGCCATCTAGATGCTGCACAGAATCTCGCAAAGGAACAGAGCGTCGATAAGCCAAGCCAAGATCAACTGAAGGTAAACCCACTGCCTGGTGGTTTCTTTTGTTGTACAGAGTGCCCCTTCTCTGTACCTGTGCATGGTGGACTACGAGAACTTTTTGCTGCTTGGCTACCAGGTCCTCACCTTCCTGAAAAGTTCTTGAAGTCCACAGAGCAGGGACAGAGTGACCCTTCTCTGTTCTCTTCATAACAGAGTTCCAGTCTCTGAGCGcgtttctctggggtgtagcacTTCTAGTCCTCAGTTCCTCCAGCGTGCTTTGTATTTTCAtgtctttccccctctctccctcctcctctgaaTAAGAATTACCAAATAATTAAACTTTCTAAAAGTGTAAACAGGTTGTGTGTTCAGTAGGATTGTTTTCAAAAGCTTTCAGGCAGAATCTGAAACCTAGGAAAAATCTTTGCACATTCTAACTTGTTTCTGATACATTTTGGGGTTAAGGTAGTCTGATCCAGGAGGTGTGTGCAGACACTGGGGGCAGGGAGTCATGAAGATCATCGTATTACTGTGTTAAAGATGGCAACTTTTGGACTTCTGCCAATCTTAAGATTTTTCCTGGGTTGAAAGTATATTGTGTGTGCTGATAACAGATGCATTGCAGCTGCCTTAAAGGGTTATAGCGTGTAGTTTTTGTTCAGTAAACTTTATTCCTTTGTGTAACTTCTTGGTGTTGTACTGCTGCTGGTGACTCAGAATGGAAGTGCTACATCCCCTTGTCCCTATAAGCTCTGATGGACTAACAtctgtgttttccttccttcatgcAGTTTAGCACACAAGAAAGTTCAGACACTGGCGTAATGGAGGGTGAAAGCAATGCTTCCGCTTTGTCTACCTCAGAGCACAAATGTGGGAATTATGAAGGTGAGTGCCAGTTATCCCCCCGTAATACAATGTGTACCAGTTGTTCTGCTCATTCTCCAGTGTGGCACACTGAGCTCTGCATCGGGAAACTGCTGGAGGAGGGTGTTGGGAGACTAATAAAAAACCTATTGTGGAAAACAATCTTTAAATGTCATCATTTTATGGCAAAGATTTAGAGAATCGCAAATGTCTGCAAAAGGTATTTTATGATGGACGCGTTTTCTAGCTTGGATAGTTGGCCTCGTAAATAAACAACACTTCGAATAAAATGGCAGGTTAAACCAAAAAGCGCATCTATCACTAAACGGTGCCACCAAAAATCTTACAGACCTTGCTGAAGGgtattttaaatgctgaaattatACCTGTATCTATTTATCTTCCCAAAGGACTCTTTCGTCTGATTACATAGAACACATACTGAGCTGTCTGCAGTCATTACTTGCAAACCAATCAAGGAACTGAATAACAGTAGTGTATATTTTCTATCCAGCTTAAGAATAATACAGCTCCTTCATATTTTGACATTTCCTTTGTTTTAGTACCTGGGGATTTCTTGGTAGTTCACTAATATGGATTTCTGGTGTTACGGAAgcaattttcctgtttttccgCTTTCTGCTCTCACATCCATTCTCATATCAAGGAACCTAATATGTAAAACCAGATCTTCTTTGCAAGTGTGGTTATATCCAGATCAAATGAGGGCAGTAGATATTTTCCTGGCTGCAGATACAAAGCAGGTAGAAACAGACCTTGTCTGTGCCTTTGAAACTCCTGGCACCGAAGGGAGATGGTTTGAAGGTTATCTTGAAATTCAGATCTCTGCATGTAGGATCATAGATTAAACTTCCTGGgctaaaatgaagaagaaagctgACGCAAGGAATTACAGAGGACAGATTCTTATGTTCCTGCTGCCTGTTTTGAGCCTGCTTTTGGAATCCAGGGGCTCCAATTTCTGGAAATTTGGACCAAATTCAAACCAGTTCTCTTTCTGCATCCTAAGTTACTCTGGAAACTTACTCAATGTTGACTTGGATAGAGCTCTGAAAGAAGTGCACTTATTTGTGTGTTGGGTCTTAAAAGTAAGGCAATGCTGAAGAGAACCTGTACAGTTTTAGAGACACTGGGAACGTTGGGATGCTTCTCTGACCTCTGATGGCTGTGCAGTGACTATTCTGTCAGGTTCACTTGGGTAGATAAAGCAATACAGATGTGCCGCATATCTGGCATTGCAGTACTCTCATACAAATGCCGGACCTGGTAGCCGTAATTCTGGCTGTAAGATGGAGCAAGAAAGATTTCTAAAATTGGATGGGGCCAAATTTTTCTCTGCTAGTCTCTTAAATAATTTAGGTGTGGCATGACTTAGATTCTACTTGGCTCTTACAGACAAAGACTTAATAGAAAACCTCTCTAAAAGCAAGAAGCCTAAACTGGACCTAGTGTTTGAGGAATGGGATGTAGCTGGTCTTCCATGGTGGTTTTTAGGCAACCTCAGAAGCAATTACAAGTCCAGAAGTAATGGATCAACAGATATTCAGACTAACCAGGTGTGTAGACATTTTAAAGAGGTGCGCtgtattctcttcctctcttttgtaTTCCAAGTAAATAATATATTCTtatcctttcttccctcttcccactTCAGGACTTTCAGCCTCTCCCTTGTGTGTTCCCGTCCCAGCCTTTCACATCACACGGTTACCTTTGGTGTTTCTAAATAAACTGTGTGCTCTCTGAAGGCTGTGTTCAGCCACTGGAGGTCCTTCTGCACTCCAGAGCATTGGTTGTATTTCAGGAGTTGCCCCTCTTCTGGACTGAAAGTTGTTATACAGTGCAGGTGACTGTGGCGTGGCAACCAGCTGCTGTATGAACAGCTAGCAAGGGGAATGAGCTGTAGTACTGCTTGCAAAAAGGGGCGTCTTTGTGAGAGCTGTTAGTGAGGAAAAGGGGAGAAGCATTCACTGTGGCCGTGGCTGCGGTACTGGTacttctgctgctgaaaagctGAGCTGTAAGTGttctctctcctgcttcttcTCTAACAGGACGTAGACACTGCCGTTGTTTCAGATACTACTGATGACTTGTGGTTCCTCAACGAATGTCCGTCCGATCAGAGCAGTGCCACAGTCAAGGTGGAAACAGTTGATTGCGAGGAAGTGAAAGAAAGTGACAAAAAGGTACCTCCTCAAACATCCATAGTGTGTGTGTTCCACAGGTTAACCTTGTTTAACTGATCTTATGGATGTGCaaaatccttaattttttttttcatctctttcctgctgctgttctgagTTGGGAGGAGCTAGATCTGTAACCATCCAGAGTCCTAACTTGTGTTTAGAAAAGGCTGTCGCCATGCCATACATGGGGTGATAGCTTTTCTCTGTAGCTGTCGTGCAGGTATTGGGAGGAATCTTCTTGGTTTTGGTTTAAATGTGTATATTTTCAAGgcttaaaaatgatttaaaatgacttaaaattCTAGCGGGAATTTTCTCTATACCATATCTCTAGCCAATATCTGAAGACTAATAAATGAAAAGACTTGAAGAGGAAAATCTCACTTTATGTTTTATTAGCTTTCAGTATATGATAGGCTGGTCTGAGTCTACTCACTGAGGTGATAGAGAGGCTGGTCACAAGAATATGTTAAAAGGATTGAGCTCATGATTTCTTCCATGGAAATTAGTAGGACTGCTCAGGTACATATTTGTTTGCAGTATTTGTATGATTCTTTTGTGCATCAGGGAGAGAGATGATTTGACCACAGGAAAATATGACCATAAGCCAGCCCCGCAATACTTATGAGCGAGATTCTGGAATGGCTGCAGTACATAAAATGGCTTTTCATTTGCTTCTAGAAAAGGATTAATTTTCAAGGCCATTATATTGTCATT
Protein-coding sequences here:
- the MDM4 gene encoding protein Mdm4; this translates as MTSSSSAQYPAAENTCRITLGQVNQMRPKLPLLKILQAAGAQGETFTLKEVMHYLGQYIMVRQLYDKRQQHMVYCGGDQLGELLGLESFSVKDPSPVYDMLKRNLTSAAMADAAQNLAKEQSVDKPSQDQLKFSTQESSDTGVMEGESNASALSTSEHKCGNYEDKDLIENLSKSKKPKLDLVFEEWDVAGLPWWFLGNLRSNYKSRSNGSTDIQTNQDVDTAVVSDTTDDLWFLNECPSDQSSATVKVETVDCEEVKESDKKVTEDVCLHDFEDSQCLSDDTDTEAASEDCWQCTKCKKFNSPVKRYCYRCWALRKDWYSDCPKLAHSLSLSDIDAMQNKNDDEGIDVPDCRRTISAPVGQPKDLYGVENKSRVNPCSSIESLDLARECESKESLLQFTEHKKEEEIQSLESIKKLLNPCFLCHHRPRDGNIVHGRTAHLVACFKCAKMLKKKRSPCPVCRKEIEMVIRIFMG